From the genome of Sphingobacterium sp. UGAL515B_05:
CCGAAACAATGAATTGCGCCATGACATGGCTTCATTGTGTGACGGGTTGTATCCAAACTGTTTTAAAAACTGCTCTCTAAGTAAATCGACAAGTTTATTCTCTGCATTGAGATGGATAAAATCACTTGCCGAACCAGCGTATAATCTCATTATAGTTCGTAGTATTTTTTTGCGGTTCCCTTGGCTTTTTCGACCGGATATTTTTCGTTGTTAAGTTTCATCTTGTCCTCGATGATCTGTTTGACATCAAATCCCTGCTTATCGGCAAGCAGTAGCGCATACATCAGTACGTCGGCAAGCTCATTCTTCAACTTATCGGGATTGGCATCTTCATTGCCTTTCCACAGAAAAAGTTCCAGTAGCTCGGAAGCTTCAATGCTCAATGCCACCGCCAGGTCCTTGGAATTGTGAAACTGCTCCCAATCTCTGGCATCTCTGAATTCCTTGATCTGTGCTATTAAATACTCAATATCCAACATGATAAAATCCTTTAACTAAAAACTGGCCTTTGTCCAAATATCCGAAATATTGTTTAGGAATGAAATATTTCTTCAAGTTTAAAGCTAAAGAATACCTTTTCAACAGGTTATTAAGTCGAAATGAAGCCCTCCCCTTCCTCAAAAGGATTTTGAGTAGCAGCGATAATCAATGATTCTGCCACAAGCATGAACATGCTCTTTTTAGTCAGAGATTCCATGTCATTACCAACATGGAGAAGCGCTGGCACCATTTGGTCATATATCCTCTTACTCTTCCGTACTTTGTGCTCCACAGCCTTTATATCATTACCCGACTGCATATATATAAGCACCAAATTGTCAACTATCTTTTCCTGCTTACCGCTATAGGATTGGTCATAAAATTTCTCTACAGCTTCCTCAAGCACCATCACCCATGCACTTATTTTATTAAACTTTTGGCTCTTGACGTAGCTCTCCTGACCTGTTAAATGTTCGATTTCAAACATCAATAGCATAATCAAATCGTTTTGCTGGTAAGCATAATCCAAAATGCGGATAAGATCGCTCTTTTTGATGTCGCCTGTCTCCCTTATCGTGAGCTCATCGGTCATCTGCTGCATAAGCGTATGATAAAGCTCAACCACTTTCCGGGGTTTATCCTTTTCCCCTTTCTGCGCAAAATGTGATAAGGGTATAAAATCGAAACGGTCTTGTAAATATTGATTTAATATCGCCCCGCTTTCTCTGCTTTCGTCCAGTTTTTCTAAGGGCAGATCCAAGTCGGGAACGAACATATTTAAGATCCAACCAAACTCTTGCATCCCGAGATCGCCTACATAAGGTTGCTGCGTGTAGCGGGTGTAAAATTCAAGCTGATCTCCTCTTGGTTCACACAGTTCAAAGGATTGATCGCAAACCGTAATAATAGCCTGTGCCAAGGTTTGTTCTTCATGCTCACTTAGTTTAAATCTCTTCTTATGCTCATCTAGCTGCAGTGCCATCCAAAAGTATGCCTCAAGAGATCTGCCGAGTCTCCCATCACCTGACGATAACATACTTTGACCTCCTGCTCGAGCGCACTATGTCTAACCCGATCTGCCTTGAGCTCCAAATATTCTTGTTTATATTCATAAAACTTGTCTATCAGCTGTTTACGACTATAACAACGCGAAATAATTTTT
Proteins encoded in this window:
- a CDS encoding nucleotide pyrophosphohydrolase codes for the protein MLDIEYLIAQIKEFRDARDWEQFHNSKDLAVALSIEASELLELFLWKGNEDANPDKLKNELADVLMYALLLADKQGFDVKQIIEDKMKLNNEKYPVEKAKGTAKKYYEL